GGACTTTTCACGGCAACATCCACATAAGCTGGCAAAAACAGAAGTTCAGGAGCACTCTTTGGTGTTGCAGCCGAAGCAGACAGCCTATATTCGCCTGGTGGAACCTGCAatattatagggtaagaaacaGAGAATTTATCCACAAATAGAAAAAGCAACAAGAATCCACATAAGCCAGAGTATCTCTCCAAAAAAGTCTAGGGGGTTCGGCATGATATAGTTAATTTAGAGGGAATGTTTGCATCAACAAACCTCGAAGCAGAAAGTTCCACTGTCATCTGTATGCTTCATTTGCGGTTTGACATTTGCGGGTCCATGAGTCAAAGCTACCTggatttaaaatgataaaacgTTAAGAACGACATAAATAAACAACAGAGCAACATATGCCCACTATGAACAAGTATTTACCTTTGCCTTGTGACCAGAACCAACTATTCGCACCACACCACAGATATCATAGGAAACAGCACTGATGTCTGGAAGTGAAGCCATATTTGGTAAGACCTAGGGACCTAGGCAAACAAGTTTAACGAGTtatgaaacaattaattttgcaCACCACACAGaaggagaaaaaaaactaagactGATACCATGAACTTCGTCAGTTTGTCGAACTTGTAATGCTCCTTCACTGCATCTATGGTATATCGATTCGATGTAACCTACGGAGTTTAACCAACATTACATTACATCCGTGCTGTCTAAATGATTGATCACGACAGAGAAAAAAAGAGATTGAAGGATTGGTGGAGGCAAAAACAGAGGGTAAATATTTGAAATCATTTACTCTAGATTACAGAGACCTCCGCATTCTAGCCAAATCATTTACTCTAGATTACAGAACCCATGAAACATTCACTAGGAGAAGTTGAGTATCATCCAAGTTACCAAGCTTACAACTGGAAGTCTGGAACACGGTATGAAGCATAAACTTGGAAATGGCATTTAAGTATACCTTGTCAAGCTTGTAATAACCTTCCTTGTCCGTGACAGATCTTAGACTACCATCTACTAAGATTTTAACGCCCTCAACTCCCTTGGAATCACTGTCAACTACACGACCCCCGATGGAGAATCCTGTTACCTAAAGGAGCATTAAGTTCAATATTTAGAGGAAGAAACATGTAAGCAGAGTCTAAATATAGAAACAAAGAGTGTTATAAAAGTTTGCAGGTATTCTGTCAGATCAGACCTGAAACTTTTTGGGAACAGTAACATGTTGATGCTCTACAGAAACAGGCATCACAGGAGGTGAAACATCAAAGACCGTGTTCTCACCCTTATAATGCGGTATCAGTTCATATTTTCCTGAGGAAGAAAAATTCAAAGTGATATAAAAGTAGCTCAATAGAAAATAATAGCAGCCTAAACTTGGATCATGCAACCAAAATTTCAATTGTCCTTAAAGTTTAACAAGTTCCGTTGTCATTTAACTTATGTTGCACAATACACAATATTATCAAAGAAATTGATCGTGGGTAATTCGACTATACCACATGGGATGGACTTGAAACTGAAAATTCCGTCCGCATCAGATACACTATGGCAGAGAGGCTTCCTTTCTCCAGAAGCATCACCAAATCCTTGGGGACAATCTACCATGGAAACATCATCtgaatgcaaatatatatgaacTCCGAGGATTGGATTTCCCTACAAAAGGAAGCAAAATGGATTCTATCAAACACTCAGAACCGAGAACACGCTACAAGTGCTTGATGGAGAGAACCCAACCAACTTAAAGATACTGATATGCCCTTGAGAGTGTATACATGGAGAAAGATAAGGAGGAAGGAAGCAGAAGATCAAGAAGTGAAGAAGTAAACGAGCTGAAGTTTCATTTGAATAAGTCAATAACAATAAAAGAGTTACACGTGTACATCCCTTGAATTATAAAAGGGATTAGTTGGGTCATTTGTAGTTTACGGGTTATCTGAACGTTGTGGCTTGTGATCTCTAGGAGATACAAGAGTAGTACTTGGCTTAGTTCTCGATTTGTGAGACTAAGAGTGGGAGGTTGGGCGGTTATTCATCAATATACATCTCTGTTCTTATCAGATACACCAACCTCTGTCTCCAATAAAGATCATAATATTTCTTGTACTCACGAAAGCAGAGAATGGAAAGAGGTTTCTaacatcaaaagaaaaagaaaacattgcAATGGATTACCTGCGCAACAACAGACCCCTTGAGATCATAACCAAGGACAAAGAATATGTCATCCACCACACCATTTGCAAATCCAAGTTCGACCTACAGGCAACCAGAGATACTTCAAGTATTCGCATGCAGAGTATAAAATCCAAGCCAAATGTGTTGAAATAAGAGATAAATAGAaactataaaagaaaaaagaagggGCATGTCAAGCGTACTgcaatcaaatgcaaaaagGTAGGTCAGGAGGATACGGTAATGTTTATTAAAgagaagacaaaacaaaaaagatgtGAGACCTCTGGTGAACCGCGAACTTCAACTTGCAGTTCTGGATGGGATGCACGGATACTGTATTTTCCTGCAACCAATTAGACAGACTCGGAAAATGATTATCACAAGACACCTGGAAAACATGCACTTATTCATTTGATGCTACAATATGGAAACTTCCAACTGATTGCAAGGacagaataataaaaattatacagaACGCTTAATGAGATTCCTTACCTGGAATGATATTCTTGAACAAGTAGCTCCCATCTAACGATGTGAGAATAGAAGCAATGGGATCTCCATCGGAAGACAATAACTCAACATTGACATCAGAAGGACCTACATTCTTAATCGTACAACTCTCCCCACCAACAGCTCCAAGGACTTTACCGGATAATGTAAAACTGCAATATATAAACAATTACAATCAGAGACATGACTTAGCTACCTATTAAATCAAGATGAAAAACAAGAAGCAAAGCTCATGAACTAAAAAACGAACCCCGTGAAGCGGAAGTTAATATCCTCATTGTTGTTGCAACTAGAGTCGTCAACGACAACAGGAACCTGCCACACCAAATTTAATGTCAGAGGTAGCTACATACAAGCCTGGTGTTTTTTATGACAAGAGGTTTTGGATAAACCTTATCTGGATTCCATGACCATCCTTTTTTATCTTGAGAATGAATGACCCCTATGAAAATAAAACGTAAAAACTGATTCATCGAACAACACAGGCCCATACGAAAGAAAgagaaggtgtttgatgaaaacCTTGTCATAGACAGGGATGAAGTAGTAACCATTTGGGGCACACTGTGTACTGTCTTTCACCAATCCATCTACTGTTTGAAGCtcaacctttttattttattttggagagtgaacaagaaaaacaaatcaGTTAAGTCTCGCCAAAAGAAAAGAGTCAAACAGATAGAAAAGAATGCTTTACCGTGATGTGAGAATAATCAAGCTTCCCATCTGCTCCTTTCCGAGACCTGACCAAAGACGAACTCGCCTGCGTTAATGAATTCATcataccagaaaaaaaaaaatccagatcCGATCCTACTACTCAGTACTTAAATCCTGCAAGTGCTTACAAGTATTGAATTAAACTAAATCTAGCTTCTGCGGAAGACTTTCTAGCGGAAAGTAAGAAAGAGTGATAAACCTCCACAAAACCACCGCAGCCTTTTATCGAATCTGCGGAAACACTGTAGACTGTGGAAATCGCCACGAGGAAGATGATCAGAGAGTGACGAATCTTCGTATTGTCCGCCATTTTCCCAAAGCTACCGGAGCTTAACGGTATCGGAGCGATGACTCCGATCTGAATCATGGCCGTTGGTTTATAAATAACAGCAATATTAAAAGGCCCATTATGAGAAACATCAAAGCCCATTAAGTCGATATGAATAATCATCTTCTCTGTTATACAGATGTCGAGATTTGCTTACCGTTTGAAGAGTCAAGCTGAAGCGAAAAGAGTGGTAGAGGAGAATAGTAATCCGATAACTAATCGTTCGTTAGTCAAACTGTGTTCCTCCAAAACCAATCCTACAGAGAGATAAGTCAAATCTTACGCAGAATCAAAGCATGCTTCAGCTTCTGATTGTAGCGTGGCTCTTGATCTTCGGGACGGAGACGGTCCTGTCGCACCAGGAGTCCGGCGAATGGAGCTGTGAATCGGACTCGGGGATCCAGGTCTTGGCTGATTTCAGACCGGGGCTCATCACCCTCGACGGTCGCAACGATGACTGGAAGGACATTGACGGCTCCGAGTTCCCTCTCCGTCCCGCTCTTGATCCGGACGCCGACCACGAATACCCCGCCGGGCAGATGACAGTCAAGGTAATGTGTTTGATTCCAGTCGGATATATTTCTTGAGATTCGCGCTGAAACTTCTGATCTGCCTAGATCTATTTGGTGAGTTTGACCAGAGTATTAGTGATGATGCGGACCTCATTGTTGGATCGCTTTTTTTTTAGTTCGGTCCTAACGTTTAATGGGTGGATCTATATTTCTAGGCATTGCATGATGGTCGAGATGTTTACTTCATGCTGGAAATTGATGGAAATTACGCTTACGACAAAGGGTacgtgtgtttttcttttctaactTGGTTATCCGTTACTAAAGTGCATAATCACATAACCATAGCAAGATCCAAGAACAGGTGAACAGAACCGTATAGTGTCTGAGTATTATAGTAACTGTTCCCAAGTTTTAGGAGATGTCTCTGCTTTTAACACTTGGGAATATTATAGTAAATATTTATCCAATGCAACTTTGGGTTTGATGCAACGAAAGACTTTTCCAATGAAATTTTCTATTAGTAATATTTTGCTTGAATTATTATTGAAACTTATAATTTATTCGTCACTGTAAGTTGCCGGGATCTGGCATGTCTATTTATTTTCAAGATACGGAGGTGACAAAATACATTTATGTACTGCTTCAGATGATATTGAAATGATCCTTGGTTTAATTGATTCTACATAACTTGTTGCTTCTTCTTTAAATCCAGTGAAAACAAGAAGTGTCCTTCAGTGGCTCTCATGTTCCAAATTGGTGATCAAGCTACTTATCATGATGTAAGTAAGATTCCTAACTGACTTTGAGTATTTTTGTTGAAGTTTTCATTTAACATTCATGATTTTTTAATTGTCAACCAACTTTGTGCTACATAAGATGGGTGGTTGTAAAGAAGGGACGGACTCATGTACCAGCAAGGCTTGCAAAGGCTTCGAGGTTGATATTATGCATTTCTCTATTGGAAATGCTATTCCAGGACGTCTTTACGGTGGTAATCCAGTAGACAACGGGGAAGGAAATGGAGGTGACAGGTGATTTGATCTGATGTTGTACCAATTCAGTGACTCTAGTTCAGTTCCTTATTTGTTTTGCAAGTTGCTTATTGTACctctgtttattttttcttactGAATGTCTCTGTGCTTTTCCATATGAACAGATTTGGTCATCTGGTTGACATTTATGCTTGGAATCCACATTGTCGATACCTTGATGGTCTTGGTCCCTCAGGTACTTCTCGTCTCGGACAAGAGAGTGTTATATTTTAACTCACAAGGCAATTAATGATATAGAAGTTCCCTATAATGACCGTAATAACCAAGAACATAAATTacttttttcgttttcttcaaTTCAATTCATGGAAGCTTAATTGTAGATTATCCCTCGTCaattatttattaaagattTTGTAGGTTATTAATCCTCTAATATGTTTTCTCAAGTATACTGAGACCTTAAATTCCTTAGATTATAAGTTATTTGTTGTCTAGTTGGATGCTAGCTTATCTACTCGGGACCTCGAAGAGCGATTTCTTTCTTATgtgcaaaatttaaatatgtgatCCTTATGGATGTTCTTCTGGCAGGAAATGATTCTAGTGCACAGAACGATTGGCATGGAGCGTGGTGGCACAGCAGCTTCACTACTCAATCAGGTCAGTCTTACATATCCACATAAACATAAATACATTATCATGCTTTTAACTGGATATAAAAGTAGGATTGCGTTAGAGATCTGTGTTTATTACCATCTCTTAGCCTTAGGCAACTCCTTTGGTTACTTATCTTTGAAGTTCTCCACAGGATATGTAGCGGAAGACAGCCCTTACACGCCAAATGGCCAGAAAGGAACTTACTATTTCGAATTTTCAAGGCCTTTGAGGACTATGGACCGTCTCCAACAGGTGATTTAATCCTTAACTCGAATCAGCCACGTTGAGTTACATTTGGCCCTTCTCTAAAACATAGCATAAAATCCAAGGCTTCTTACGTCTGTGAATCAGCATTCTTTTTACTAAACACCTCTTTTAAGTCGGAATAGCATGTGTTTAAAGGCAAACATCTTCTTTTCTGCAGGATGTTCAGTTCACGCTTGGCTCAACGGCCAAAATGTCAGTTGCATTCTGGTACCCAATGGACAGCAAACCGTGGCACGGATCAGGGCATTACACGATCAACTGCGATTGGATACCGCTAGATATTTCCTCAGGCTCTTCTTCGGGGCTCACTGCTTCAACTGTCAAGGGCTCTAGTGATGGAACCAGCATTTCTGCCATTGTGATATCCATGATTTCTCTTGTTGTTTCAGGTTTTATTGCATATAAGTTATTTAGTCCCAAGAACGTTGCATTTACACCCATGGGAAACGATCTCTAGGACAAAGATTAGGTTTTACACGGTTCTATGTCcctttgttgttttgtttcagaGAGCTTCTTCTTTCTGGTTTTACagctaaataattttttttaagttgtggCCTGACTATTGTCATTTCAAAGATGTTTTGTATTAAAAGATTTGAAACGGTATCTGTCCACgtgtattaaaaataaatcattttcagAAAGAGCATTAAGAACAAGTATAATTTTCCATAAGAACAActatatgacaaaaaaaaattaaacctcaTGTATTGAAATTTacaagtaaaattttaattaaacctCATGTATTGAAATTTACaagtaaaattttgaaatgaaaaaaaaaagaagaggataAACCTCATGTATTGAAATTTACAAGCAAATTTTTTTTCACAAAGATACTACGAATATACATGTCCAGTATGTTACAGTCACCATGCATGTCAAAGGAAGAAATAGGGTTGGGCAAAATAtccggaaccgaagaaccgacccgaaaccaACCCGAAGATAAGTGTCTTGAACCCGATTGGATCCGgggtaaataattaaataggtCCTAAATTGATGTATCCGAAAAACTGGTACCcaacccgatccgaaccgagaaccgaatgaGTATCCGAAGATATTTGaaatgcaaatatatatttacaaataatattttataattatatgtataattattttaataatttaaatttaaattataaattaaatatattagttattttcaatacttttgtgtatttttggataaaatatgATAGTTTGGCTATAAATACTCAAACGAAACTGTATCTAATgagtatttttagttttttttttggtatatttGGGTAGTTTTGATCTAAAATACTGGAACCGAATCGGATAATATGGTTAGTTTGGGTACTATTATCTGAATCCA
This Brassica napus cultivar Da-Ae chromosome C6, Da-Ae, whole genome shotgun sequence DNA region includes the following protein-coding sequences:
- the LOC106398091 gene encoding nodal modulator 1-like, producing the protein MIQIGVIAPIPLSSGSFGKMADNTKIRHSLIIFLVAISTVYSVSADSIKGCGGFVEASSSLVRSRKGADGKLDYSHITVELQTVDGLVKDSTQCAPNGYYFIPVYDKFLRFIFIGVIHSQDKKGWSWNPDKVPVVVDDSSCNNNEDINFRFTGFTLSGKVLGAVGGESCTIKNVGPSDVNVELLSSDGDPIASILTSLDGSYLFKNIIPGKYSIRASHPELQVEVRGSPEVELGFANGVVDDIFFVLGYDLKGSVVAQGNPILGVHIYLHSDDVSMVDCPQGFGDASGERKPLCHSVSDADGIFSFKSIPCGKYELIPHYKGENTVFDVSPPVMPVSVEHQHVTVPKKFQVTGFSIGGRVVDSDSKGVEGVKILVDGSLRSVTDKEGYYKLDKVTSNRYTIDAVKEHYKFDKLTKFMVPRSYQIWLHFQTSVLFPMISVVWCE
- the BNAC06G18500D gene encoding uncharacterized protein BNAC06G18500D translates to MLQLLIVAWLLIFGTETVLSHQESGEWSCESDSGIQVLADFRPGLITLDGRNDDWKDIDGSEFPLRPALDPDADHEYPAGQMTVKALHDGRDVYFMLEIDGNYAYDKGENKKCPSVALMFQIGDQATYHDMGGCKEGTDSCTSKACKGFEVDIMHFSIGNAIPGRLYGGNPVDNGEGNGGDRFGHLVDIYAWNPHCRYLDGLGPSGNDSSAQNDWHGAWWHSSFTTQSGYVAEDSPYTPNGQKGTYYFEFSRPLRTMDRLQQDVQFTLGSTAKMSVAFWYPMDSKPWHGSGHYTINCDWIPLDISSGSSSGLTASTVKGSSDGTSISAIVISMISLVVSGFIAYKLFSPKNVAFTPMGNDL